One region of Carya illinoinensis cultivar Pawnee chromosome 8, C.illinoinensisPawnee_v1, whole genome shotgun sequence genomic DNA includes:
- the LOC122317837 gene encoding pleiotropic drug resistance protein 3-like isoform X1, producing the protein MAQIVSTDEIESLRIELAEIGRSIRSSFQRHTSSFRSSTSGLSSAKGDGDVEYALQWAEIERLPTFERLRSSLFDKDADADDHDGGGTVEKKGKQVVDVTKLGAIERHVFVEKLIKQIENDNHRLLQKIRNRIDKVGVKLPTVEVRCKNLRVEAECEVVHGKALPTLWNSLQSTISSLYAKLPGSKSRQAKISIINDVCSIIKPGRITLLLGPPGCGKTSLLKALSGNLDESLKITGEISYNGYKLEEFVPQKTSAYISQNDVHIPDMTVREILDFSARCMGVGSRSDVLMEVSKREKEAGVVPDPDIDTYMKAISVEGLKRTLQTDYILKIIGLDICADTLVGDAMRRGISGGQKKRLTTGEMIVGPTKALFMDEITNGLDSSTAFQIVTCLQQLVHITDATLLVSLLQPAPETFNLFDDLILMSEGKIVYHGPRDHVLEFFEGCGFRCPARKGVADFIQEVISRKDQAQYWYRMEVPHSYIPVDLFSRKFKESSYGKKLEEELSEPYDKSQSHQSALSFSRYSLSKWDLFRACATRELLLMKRNSFIYIFKTSQLIIIAFVTMTVFLRSRMDIDVYHANYYMGALFYALVILLVDGIPEMSMTIQRLEVFYKQKEFYFYPAWAYAIPASMLKIPLSFVESLVWTCLTYYVIGYSPEAQRFFRQFVLLFAVHLSSLSMFRFMASVFQTNNASLTAASFAILFLLLFGGFVINKSSMPVWLRWGFWVSPMTYGEIGLSLNEFLAPRWQKMTSTNTTIGQEILESRGLNFDGYLFWISLGALFGFTIVFNIGYILALSYLKSPGSSRVIISREMLSKEPGSDDSHDGDHVDEKLKNSHLQANIGPKKGRMVLPFTPLTIVFQDMQYHVDTPLEMREQGFTNKRLQLLSDITGALRPGVLTALMGVSGAGKTTLLDVLAGRKTSGYTEGQIKIGGYPKVQATFARISGYCEQADIHSPQLTIEESVIFSAWLRLSAEVDPKNKAAFVDEVLETIELDEIKDALVGIPGATGLSNEQRKRLTIAVELVANPSIIFMDEPTTSLDARAAAIVMRAVKNVADTGRTIVCTIHQPSIHIFETFDELILLKTGGRMIYSGPLGQHSSRVIEYFEGIPRVPKIRENYNPSTWMLEVTSTSSEVKLGVDFAQKYRESLLYENNKELVRQLSSPPPGSTDLHFVSRFSQNGWGQFKSCLWKQHLTYWRNPAYNLTRIVHTLVTALLFGALYWNQGKKLNNQQNLFNIFGSMYATVLFLGINNCTTVLPYIAAERNVMYRERFAGMYSSWAHSLAQVIVEIPYLFFETALFVTISYPMIGYYGSAYKVFWYFYAIFCSLLYFNYLGMLLVSLTPNFLVAAILCPAFYTIFNLFSGFLMPEPKIPKWWIWLYYLAPTSWSLNGMLTSQYGDINKAITVFGETKTVAAFLEDYFGFHHDHLAVVAVVLMAFPLVFASMFSYFVGRLNFLRR; encoded by the exons atggctCAGATAGTTAGTACAGATGAGATAGAGTCACTGAGAATTGAGTTGGCAGAGATAGGAAGAAGCATCAGATCATCTTTTCAGCGGCATACCTCAAGTTTCCGAAGCAGTACTTCAGGATTGAGTTCTGCAAAGGGAGATGGTGACGTTGAATATGCATTACAGTGGGCCGAAATTGAGAGATTACCTACGTTTGAGCGGCTGAGATCTTCTCTATTTGATAAGGATGCTGATGCTGATGATCATGATGGTGGTggaactgttgaaaagaaaggaaaacaggTTGTTGATGTTACGAAGCTCGGAGCTATAGAACGCCATGTGTTCGTAGAGAAGCTCATCAAACAGATTGAGAATGACAACCATCGCTTGTTGCAGAAAATTAGAAACCGAATAGACAA GGTTGGTGTAAAGTTGCCTACTGTGGAAGTGAGGTGCAAAAATCTGCGTGTTGAAGCTGAGTGTGAGGTGGTGCATGGCAAGGCCCTTCCAACCCTATGGAATTCTCTTCAAAGCACCATCTCCAGC TTGTACGCAAAGCTGCCGGGTTCAAAGTCACGTCAAGCCAAGATAAGCATCATCAATGACGTTTGTAGCATCATAAAGCCTGGCAG GATAACTCTGCTGCTTGGCCCCCCAGGTTGTGGAAAGACGTCCCTTTTAAAGGCCCTGTCCGGGAATCTAGACGAATCTCTCAAG ATTACTGGGGAAATTTCTTACAATGGATACAAGCTAGAAGAGTTTGTCCCCCAAAAGACTTCGGCTTATATCAGCCAAAATGACGTGCACATTCCTGACATGACCGTGAGGGAAATACTGGACTTTTCAGCTCGTTGTATGGGTGTTGGAAGCCGATCAG ATGTTTTGATGGAAGTCAGTAAAAGAGAGAAGGAAGCCGGAGTTGTTCCCGATCCAGACATAGACACTTACATGAAG GCGATTTCTGTGGAAGGACTAAAAAGAACCCTTCAAACAGACTACATACTAAAG ATCATTGGACTTGATATCTGCGCTGACACTCTAGTTGGAGATGCTATGAGAAGAGGAATCTCAGGTGGTCAGAAAAAGAGATTGACTACAG GGGAGATGATTGTAGGTCCTACAAAAGCTCtgtttatggatgagataaCAAATGGCTTAGACAGTTCCACTGCCTTTCAAATTGTTACGTGTCTTCAGCAGCTAGTGCATATCACAGATGCTACATTACTGGTTTCCCTTCTTCAGCCAGCCCCAGAGACATTTAATCTTTTTGATGACCTCATTTTGATGTCAGAGGGAAAGATTGTGTATCATGGTCCACGTGATCATGTTCTAGAGTTTTTTGAGGGTTGTGGTTTTAGATGTCCGGCGAGGAAAGGGGTTGCTGATTTTATCCAGGAG GTAATCTCAAGGAAAGATCAAGCACAGTACTGGTATCGCATGGAAGTACCTCACAGTTACATTCCAGTCGATTTGTTCTCTAGGAAGTTCAAAGAGTCTTCATATGGAAAGAAGCTGGAAGAGGAGCTCTCAGAGCCATATGATAAGTCCCAAAGCCATCAGAGTGCACTTTCCTTTAGTCGGTATTCCCTATCTAAATGGGATCTTTTTAGAGCTTGCGCTACAAGGGAACTTCTTCTCATGAAAAGGAATTCTTTTATCTACATATTCAAAACAAGTCAG CTTATTATCATTGCATTTGTAACAATGACTGTGTTTTTGCGGTCTCGCATGGATATTGATGTTTATCATGCAAATTACTATATGGGTGCCCTGTTCTATGCTCTTGTCATCCTTCTTGTTGATGGTATCCCAGAGATGTCCATGACTATTCAAAGACTGGAAGTATTCTACAAAcagaaagaattttatttttacccaGCGTGGGCTTATGCCATTCCAGCAAGCATGCTAAAGATCCCTCTTTCATTTGTGGAATCTCTGGTTTGGACATGTCTTACGTATTATGTCATTGGATACAGTCCTGAGGCCCAGAG GTTCTTCCGCCAGTTCGTTCTACTTTTTGCAGTGCACTTATCTTCATTGTCCATGTTCCGTTTCATGGCCTCCGTCTTCCAGACAAATAATGCATCTTTGACAGCTGCTagttttgcaatattatttCTACTGTTATTCGGTGGCTTCGTCATTAATAAAT CTTCCATGCCTGTCTGGTTGAGGTGGGGTTTTTGGGTTTCACCCATGACATATGGAGAGATAGGGCTTTCTTTAAATGAGTTTCTTGCCCCAAGATGGCAAAAG ATGACATCGACAAACACTACCATAGGGCAAGAAATACTTGAAAGCCGTGGACTAAACTTTGATGGTTATCTTTTTTGGATATCACTTGGAGCCTTATTTGGATTTACAATAGTATTCAACATTGGATATATTTTGGCGTTAAGTTACTTGAAGT CTCCTGGATCATCTCGTGTTATTATTTCGCGTGAAATGCTCTCCAAAGAACCTGGAAGTGATGATTCACATGATGGGGACCATGTggatgaaaagttaaaaaattctcatctacaGGCAAATATAGGACCAAAGAAAG GTAGGATGGTGTTACCTTTTACACCCCTAACGATAGTGTTTCAAGATATGCAATACCATGTTGACACCCCACTG GAAATGAGAGAACAGGGATTCACAAACAAAAGACTTCAACTTCTTTCGGATATTACGGGTGCATTGAGGCCCGGTGTTCTAACAGCTTTGATGGGTGTCAGTGGAGCTGGGAAAACAACTCTTCTGGATGTTCTTGCTGGAAGAAAGACCAGTGGTTATACTGAAGGGCAAATAAAGATTGGAGGGTATCCCAAGGTTCAAGCAACGTTTGCTAGGATATCAGGTTACTGTGAACAAGCTGATATACATTCTCCTCAACTAACTATAGAAGAATCAGTCATTTTTTCAGCTTGGCTGCGCTTGTCTGCTGAAGTAGACCCAAAAAATAAAGCC GCGTTTGTTGATGAAGTCCTCGAGACCATTGAGCTTGATGAAATAAAGGATGCATTAGTAGGTATACCTGGGGCTACTGGTCTATCAAATGAGCAGCGTAAGCGGCTTACAATAGCCGTGGAGCTTGTTGCTAACCCCTCTATCATCTTTATGGATGAACCGACAACAAGTTTGGATGCAAGAGCAGCTGCAATTGTCATGCGAGCGGTGAAGAATGTAGCTGATACAGGAAGAACAATTGTTTGTACCATCCACCAACCTAGCATTCACATATTTGAAACATTTGATGag TTGATCCTTCTAAAAACTGGTGGGCGGATGATATACTCTGGACCATTAGGACAGCATTCAAGTCGGgttatagaatattttgag GGTATTCCAAGAGTTCCAAAGATTAGAGAAAATTACAACCCATCAACGTGGATGTTAGAGGTCACTTCGACATCTTCAGAGGTTAAGCTTGGTGTAGACTTTGCCCAGAAATACAGGGAATCTCTCCTATATGA GAACAACAAAGAACTTGTAAGGCAGTTGAGTAGCCCACCTCCTGGTTCAACAGATCTGCATTTTGTGTCCCGCTTTTCACAAAATGGTTGGGGACAATTCAAATCCTGCTTATGGAAACAACATTTGACTTATTGGAGGAATCCTGCATACAACTTGACGCGTATTGTGCATACACTTGTAACTGCTTTACTTTTTGGAGCGCTATATTGGAACCaaggaaaaaaatt AAACAACCAGCAGaatctattcaatatttttggtTCAATGTACGCTACTGTTCTCTTCTTGGGCATAAATAATTGCACGACAGTTCTTCCATATATAGCAGCAGAGAGAAATGTTATGTACCGTGAAAGATTTGCCGGGATGTACTCTTCATGGGCTCATTCACTTGCACAG GTGATAGTGGAAATCCCCTATCTGTTCTTCGAAACTGCATTATTTGTGACAATCTCATATCCAATGATTGGATATTATGGGTCAGCTTATAAGGTTTTCTGGTACTTCTatgcaatattttgttcatTGCTGTACTTCAATTATCTGGGAATGCTACTCGTGTCATTGACGCCAAACTTCCTGGTAGCTGCAATTTTGTGCCCGGCCTTTTACACAATATTCAACCTATTTTCTGGTTTTCTGATGCCTGAACCG AAAATTCCAAAGTGGTGGATCTGGTTATATTATCTGGCACCCACATCTTGGTCGCTGAATGGTATGCTCACCTCACAATATGGAGATATAAATAAGGCCATCACGGTATTTGGAGAAACGAAAACAGTGGCTGCCTTCTTAGAAGATTACTTTGGGTTTCACCATGATCACTTGGCTGTTGTGGCGGTTGTTCTCATGGCTTTCCCCCTTGTTTTTGCTTCcatgttttcatattttgtaggACGGCTGAACTTCCTGCGGAGGTAG
- the LOC122317837 gene encoding pleiotropic drug resistance protein 3-like isoform X2, whose translation MTVREILDFSARCMGVGSRSDVLMEVSKREKEAGVVPDPDIDTYMKAISVEGLKRTLQTDYILKIIGLDICADTLVGDAMRRGISGGQKKRLTTGEMIVGPTKALFMDEITNGLDSSTAFQIVTCLQQLVHITDATLLVSLLQPAPETFNLFDDLILMSEGKIVYHGPRDHVLEFFEGCGFRCPARKGVADFIQEVISRKDQAQYWYRMEVPHSYIPVDLFSRKFKESSYGKKLEEELSEPYDKSQSHQSALSFSRYSLSKWDLFRACATRELLLMKRNSFIYIFKTSQLIIIAFVTMTVFLRSRMDIDVYHANYYMGALFYALVILLVDGIPEMSMTIQRLEVFYKQKEFYFYPAWAYAIPASMLKIPLSFVESLVWTCLTYYVIGYSPEAQRFFRQFVLLFAVHLSSLSMFRFMASVFQTNNASLTAASFAILFLLLFGGFVINKSSMPVWLRWGFWVSPMTYGEIGLSLNEFLAPRWQKMTSTNTTIGQEILESRGLNFDGYLFWISLGALFGFTIVFNIGYILALSYLKSPGSSRVIISREMLSKEPGSDDSHDGDHVDEKLKNSHLQANIGPKKGRMVLPFTPLTIVFQDMQYHVDTPLEMREQGFTNKRLQLLSDITGALRPGVLTALMGVSGAGKTTLLDVLAGRKTSGYTEGQIKIGGYPKVQATFARISGYCEQADIHSPQLTIEESVIFSAWLRLSAEVDPKNKAAFVDEVLETIELDEIKDALVGIPGATGLSNEQRKRLTIAVELVANPSIIFMDEPTTSLDARAAAIVMRAVKNVADTGRTIVCTIHQPSIHIFETFDELILLKTGGRMIYSGPLGQHSSRVIEYFEGIPRVPKIRENYNPSTWMLEVTSTSSEVKLGVDFAQKYRESLLYENNKELVRQLSSPPPGSTDLHFVSRFSQNGWGQFKSCLWKQHLTYWRNPAYNLTRIVHTLVTALLFGALYWNQGKKLNNQQNLFNIFGSMYATVLFLGINNCTTVLPYIAAERNVMYRERFAGMYSSWAHSLAQVIVEIPYLFFETALFVTISYPMIGYYGSAYKVFWYFYAIFCSLLYFNYLGMLLVSLTPNFLVAAILCPAFYTIFNLFSGFLMPEPKIPKWWIWLYYLAPTSWSLNGMLTSQYGDINKAITVFGETKTVAAFLEDYFGFHHDHLAVVAVVLMAFPLVFASMFSYFVGRLNFLRR comes from the exons ATGACCGTGAGGGAAATACTGGACTTTTCAGCTCGTTGTATGGGTGTTGGAAGCCGATCAG ATGTTTTGATGGAAGTCAGTAAAAGAGAGAAGGAAGCCGGAGTTGTTCCCGATCCAGACATAGACACTTACATGAAG GCGATTTCTGTGGAAGGACTAAAAAGAACCCTTCAAACAGACTACATACTAAAG ATCATTGGACTTGATATCTGCGCTGACACTCTAGTTGGAGATGCTATGAGAAGAGGAATCTCAGGTGGTCAGAAAAAGAGATTGACTACAG GGGAGATGATTGTAGGTCCTACAAAAGCTCtgtttatggatgagataaCAAATGGCTTAGACAGTTCCACTGCCTTTCAAATTGTTACGTGTCTTCAGCAGCTAGTGCATATCACAGATGCTACATTACTGGTTTCCCTTCTTCAGCCAGCCCCAGAGACATTTAATCTTTTTGATGACCTCATTTTGATGTCAGAGGGAAAGATTGTGTATCATGGTCCACGTGATCATGTTCTAGAGTTTTTTGAGGGTTGTGGTTTTAGATGTCCGGCGAGGAAAGGGGTTGCTGATTTTATCCAGGAG GTAATCTCAAGGAAAGATCAAGCACAGTACTGGTATCGCATGGAAGTACCTCACAGTTACATTCCAGTCGATTTGTTCTCTAGGAAGTTCAAAGAGTCTTCATATGGAAAGAAGCTGGAAGAGGAGCTCTCAGAGCCATATGATAAGTCCCAAAGCCATCAGAGTGCACTTTCCTTTAGTCGGTATTCCCTATCTAAATGGGATCTTTTTAGAGCTTGCGCTACAAGGGAACTTCTTCTCATGAAAAGGAATTCTTTTATCTACATATTCAAAACAAGTCAG CTTATTATCATTGCATTTGTAACAATGACTGTGTTTTTGCGGTCTCGCATGGATATTGATGTTTATCATGCAAATTACTATATGGGTGCCCTGTTCTATGCTCTTGTCATCCTTCTTGTTGATGGTATCCCAGAGATGTCCATGACTATTCAAAGACTGGAAGTATTCTACAAAcagaaagaattttatttttacccaGCGTGGGCTTATGCCATTCCAGCAAGCATGCTAAAGATCCCTCTTTCATTTGTGGAATCTCTGGTTTGGACATGTCTTACGTATTATGTCATTGGATACAGTCCTGAGGCCCAGAG GTTCTTCCGCCAGTTCGTTCTACTTTTTGCAGTGCACTTATCTTCATTGTCCATGTTCCGTTTCATGGCCTCCGTCTTCCAGACAAATAATGCATCTTTGACAGCTGCTagttttgcaatattatttCTACTGTTATTCGGTGGCTTCGTCATTAATAAAT CTTCCATGCCTGTCTGGTTGAGGTGGGGTTTTTGGGTTTCACCCATGACATATGGAGAGATAGGGCTTTCTTTAAATGAGTTTCTTGCCCCAAGATGGCAAAAG ATGACATCGACAAACACTACCATAGGGCAAGAAATACTTGAAAGCCGTGGACTAAACTTTGATGGTTATCTTTTTTGGATATCACTTGGAGCCTTATTTGGATTTACAATAGTATTCAACATTGGATATATTTTGGCGTTAAGTTACTTGAAGT CTCCTGGATCATCTCGTGTTATTATTTCGCGTGAAATGCTCTCCAAAGAACCTGGAAGTGATGATTCACATGATGGGGACCATGTggatgaaaagttaaaaaattctcatctacaGGCAAATATAGGACCAAAGAAAG GTAGGATGGTGTTACCTTTTACACCCCTAACGATAGTGTTTCAAGATATGCAATACCATGTTGACACCCCACTG GAAATGAGAGAACAGGGATTCACAAACAAAAGACTTCAACTTCTTTCGGATATTACGGGTGCATTGAGGCCCGGTGTTCTAACAGCTTTGATGGGTGTCAGTGGAGCTGGGAAAACAACTCTTCTGGATGTTCTTGCTGGAAGAAAGACCAGTGGTTATACTGAAGGGCAAATAAAGATTGGAGGGTATCCCAAGGTTCAAGCAACGTTTGCTAGGATATCAGGTTACTGTGAACAAGCTGATATACATTCTCCTCAACTAACTATAGAAGAATCAGTCATTTTTTCAGCTTGGCTGCGCTTGTCTGCTGAAGTAGACCCAAAAAATAAAGCC GCGTTTGTTGATGAAGTCCTCGAGACCATTGAGCTTGATGAAATAAAGGATGCATTAGTAGGTATACCTGGGGCTACTGGTCTATCAAATGAGCAGCGTAAGCGGCTTACAATAGCCGTGGAGCTTGTTGCTAACCCCTCTATCATCTTTATGGATGAACCGACAACAAGTTTGGATGCAAGAGCAGCTGCAATTGTCATGCGAGCGGTGAAGAATGTAGCTGATACAGGAAGAACAATTGTTTGTACCATCCACCAACCTAGCATTCACATATTTGAAACATTTGATGag TTGATCCTTCTAAAAACTGGTGGGCGGATGATATACTCTGGACCATTAGGACAGCATTCAAGTCGGgttatagaatattttgag GGTATTCCAAGAGTTCCAAAGATTAGAGAAAATTACAACCCATCAACGTGGATGTTAGAGGTCACTTCGACATCTTCAGAGGTTAAGCTTGGTGTAGACTTTGCCCAGAAATACAGGGAATCTCTCCTATATGA GAACAACAAAGAACTTGTAAGGCAGTTGAGTAGCCCACCTCCTGGTTCAACAGATCTGCATTTTGTGTCCCGCTTTTCACAAAATGGTTGGGGACAATTCAAATCCTGCTTATGGAAACAACATTTGACTTATTGGAGGAATCCTGCATACAACTTGACGCGTATTGTGCATACACTTGTAACTGCTTTACTTTTTGGAGCGCTATATTGGAACCaaggaaaaaaatt AAACAACCAGCAGaatctattcaatatttttggtTCAATGTACGCTACTGTTCTCTTCTTGGGCATAAATAATTGCACGACAGTTCTTCCATATATAGCAGCAGAGAGAAATGTTATGTACCGTGAAAGATTTGCCGGGATGTACTCTTCATGGGCTCATTCACTTGCACAG GTGATAGTGGAAATCCCCTATCTGTTCTTCGAAACTGCATTATTTGTGACAATCTCATATCCAATGATTGGATATTATGGGTCAGCTTATAAGGTTTTCTGGTACTTCTatgcaatattttgttcatTGCTGTACTTCAATTATCTGGGAATGCTACTCGTGTCATTGACGCCAAACTTCCTGGTAGCTGCAATTTTGTGCCCGGCCTTTTACACAATATTCAACCTATTTTCTGGTTTTCTGATGCCTGAACCG AAAATTCCAAAGTGGTGGATCTGGTTATATTATCTGGCACCCACATCTTGGTCGCTGAATGGTATGCTCACCTCACAATATGGAGATATAAATAAGGCCATCACGGTATTTGGAGAAACGAAAACAGTGGCTGCCTTCTTAGAAGATTACTTTGGGTTTCACCATGATCACTTGGCTGTTGTGGCGGTTGTTCTCATGGCTTTCCCCCTTGTTTTTGCTTCcatgttttcatattttgtaggACGGCTGAACTTCCTGCGGAGGTAG